A genomic window from Triticum urartu cultivar G1812 chromosome 7, Tu2.1, whole genome shotgun sequence includes:
- the LOC125520384 gene encoding probable E3 ubiquitin-protein ligase RHG1A, with protein sequence MEENAGRSSTTIGILRKGSGVSLRNQSNEERPNQFQNKPGNTTKLNPTKATWAGNKEKPGYLRDSFNSSGSKSVSASSSKAPVRKNYDEKLRRPLSAQFNNAESSNRRTVVNRLQSSKKAIADEEDGHPCAQQIESEDSSSTSTTGDQPTGLDPEVLDSSVSSGSSSHVVDSVARNTALRTKPRRQKDKEEIGLGKTQTASTSVHQPAGPRNLAIGVKSSNGAGPGVQRRGIKNLGCTSISDVLPSGCSSSNSVHSKRTEITRKRISDGETSSRPRALSGQPSLYPGSTGPRVRDSEQSASQQTTRTSNRIIRDSADSVRTRRPFTQQARMRMPDETEQRVFALRETVSGARQPDWARFSMNEVPPQRSTRPFPMELPHAIYSSSRQGSSNRTSRSRGSSRPEDSSPQMFRDVHRRMNMDGIAEVLLALERIEQHDELSYEQLLVLETNLFLSGLGLNDQHRDMRMDIDDMSYEELLQLEDRIGSVSTALSEEQLEKCLSRVVYKRANPALEVNKPVVDDVKCSICQEEYIEDEEVGRMKCEHQYHVCCIQEWLRQKNWCPICKASAVPSLSDAADKGDT encoded by the exons ATGGAGGAGAACGCCGGTAGATCCTCCACAACAATTGGCATTCTAAGAAAGGGTTCTGGTGTCTCCTTGAGAAATCAAAGCAATGAGGAGAGACCAAATCAGTTCCAGAATAAGCCAGGGAACACCACAAAGCTCAACCCCACAAAAGCAACATGGGCTGGCAACAAGGAAAAGCCGGGGTATTTGCGTGACTCTTTTAATTCATCAGGATCTAAGTCTGTATCTGCAAGCTCTTCAAAAGCTCCTGTCAGAAAAAATTACGACGAAAAGCTAAGGCGCCCATTGTCGGCACAGTTTAACAATGCTGAAAGTAGTAACAGAAGAACTGTTGTCAACCGTCTGCAGAGTAGCAAGAAAGCTATTGCTGATGAGGAGGATGGGCATCCATGTGCTCAGCAGATTGAGTCAGAAGATTCATCATCCACATCAACCACTGGGGATCAGCCAACAGGGCTAGATCCTGAAGTCTTAGATTCATCTGTTTCTTCAGGGAGTTCTTCACATGTAGTTGATTCTGTGGCGAGAAATACTGCATTGAGGACTAAACCACGTAGGCAGAAGGATAAAGAGGAAATAGGTTTGGGTAAAACTCAAACTGCATCTACTTCTGTCCATCAGCCTGCTGGACCTCGCAATTTGGCCATTGGTGTGAAATCATCAAATGGTGCTGGTCCTGGTGTACAAAGGCGTGGTATAAAAAACCTTGGTTGCACATCAATCTCTGATGTTTTGCCGTCAGGCTGTTCTTCATCTAATTCTGTCCATAGTAAGAGGACTGAGATTACGAGAAAGAGGATTTCTGATGGGGAGACTTCTTCAAGACCAAGGGCTTTAAGTGGGCAGCCTTCCTTGTATCCTGGCAGTACTGGTCCTAGAGTCAGAGACTCTGAACAATCAGCTTCTCAACAAACAACAAGGACTAGCAACAGAATTATTCGGGATTCTGCAGATTCAGTAAGGACTAGGCGTCCTTTTACTCAGCAGGCTAGGATGAGGATGCCAGATGAAACAGAGCAGCGCGTGTTTGCTCTGCGTGAGACTGTATCGGGGGCTCGTCAACCAGATTGGGCCCGATTTTCGATGAACGAAGTTCCTCCACAGAGGTCAACGAGGCCTTTTCCTATGGAGTTGCCTCATGCAATTTACTCTTCTAGTCGTCAAGGCTCTAGTAACCGTACATCAAGGAGCAGAGGGAGTTCTCGTCCCGAGGATAGCTCCCCACAAATGTTTAGAGATGTCCACAGGCGCATGAACATGGACGGAATTGCAGAG GTGTTGCTAGCATTGGAAAGGATTGAACAACATGATGAATTGTCTTATGAG CAATTGCTGGTGCTGGAAACCAATCTATTCCTCAGTGGCCTTGGCTTGAATGATCAGCATAGAGATATGAGAATGGATATTGACGACATGTCTTATGAG GAATTATTACAACTAGAGGATAGAATTGGCTCCGTGAGCACTGCCCTTTCCGAAGAGCAATTGGAGAAGTGTCTCAGTCGAGTCGTGTATAAACGAGCGAATCCAGCGCTAGAAGTGAACAAACCTGTAGTAGATGATGTCAAATGCAGCATATGCCAG GAGGAGTACATTGAGGACGAAGAGGTTGGTAGAATGAAGTGTGAGCATCAGTACCATGTGTGCTGCATTCAGGAGTGGCTTCGACAGAAGAACTGGTGTCCGATATGCAAAGCTTCAGCAGTACCTTCGCTGTCGGACGCCGCGGACAAGGGGGATACATGA